The following proteins come from a genomic window of Rissa tridactyla isolate bRisTri1 chromosome 11, bRisTri1.patW.cur.20221130, whole genome shotgun sequence:
- the LECT2 gene encoding leukocyte cell-derived chemotaxin-2: protein MKMHRVTAVVLVIAISSAAAAQWARICSSQPANKIRGCDSHGCGGYNVPRGGRKHRGVDVVCEDGSVVYAPFTGRITRQVRPYGNGNAIDNGVQLSGSGFCVKMFYIKPVKYSGPIEKGEKIGVLLPMQRVYRGIISHVHIQNCDLTDPTPNL from the exons ATGAAAATGCACAGAGTCACAGCAGTCGTCCTCGTGATTGCCATCTCCAGTG ctGCTGCAGCACAATGGGCAAGAATCTGCTCGAGTCAACCTGCGAACAAAATCAGAGGCTGCGACTCGCATGGCTGCGGGGGATACAACGTCCCCAG AGGAGGGAGGAAGCACAGGGGAGTGGACGTGGTGTGCGAGGACGGCTCCGTGGTGTACGCACCCTTCACGGGGAGGATCACCAGGCAAGTCAGGCCCTACGGAAACGGCAATGCCATCGACAACGGAGTCCAGCTCTCGGGATCAG GATTCTGTGTTAAGATGTTTTACATCAAACCCGTCAAGTACAGCGGCCCCAtcgagaagggagagaaaatcgGCGTCCTGCTGCCCATGCAAAGGGTCTACCGAGGGATTATATCCCATGTCCATATCCAGAACTGCGACTTAACAGATCCTACTCCCAACCTGTAA
- the LOC128916072 gene encoding LOW QUALITY PROTEIN: F-box/LRR-repeat protein 21-like (The sequence of the model RefSeq protein was modified relative to this genomic sequence to represent the inferred CDS: deleted 2 bases in 1 codon) — MFGRGKQTDACECPMAAAASVHSFIAYCNLEAFFRDLLYVRPFRKLQFESIGLLRPETFTMKRARQKVGVENEAPQTSQKSKKQKTCLYGSVFGESDWHTSMDWGSLPHHVILRIFQFLPLVDRARASSVCRRWNEIFHIPDLWRRFEFELSQPATSYLKSTHPDLIQQIIKRHADHLQYVSFKVDSSTESAEAACNILSQLVNCSIKTLGLISTAKPSFMNVAKAHFASALTVVFVNSKSLSSIKIDDTPLDDPSLKVLVANNSDTLKLLKMSSCPYVSPAGILCVADQCHGLKELALNYYILSDELLLALSSEKHVDLEHLRIDVVSENPGQVEFHTIKKQSWDALVKHSPKVNIVMYFFLYEEEFDAFFREETPVTHLYFGRAVSKAMLGRIGMNCPRLIELVVCANGLQPLDDELIRIAERCKNLTAMGLGECEVTCRGFIEFVKMCGGRLTQLSIMEEVLIPDNDYSLDRLHLEVSKHLGRMWFPDMMPTW, encoded by the exons AGACCTACTGTACGTGAGACCTTTCAGGAAACTGCAGTTTGAATCCATCGGATTGTTACGG CCTGAAACCTTCACAATGAAGAGAGCTAGGCAGAAAGTTGGGGTTGAAAATGAAGCTCCTCAAAcatcacagaaaagcaaaaagcagaaaacttGTTTATATGGCTCAGTGTTTGGTGAATCTGACTGGCACACCTCGATGGACTGGGGAAGCCTTCCGCACCATGTTATTCTGCGCATTTTTCAGTTTCTACCTCTAGTAGATCGAGCCAGGGCATCTTCTGTTTGTCGAAGGTGGAATGAAATTTTTCACATCCCAGATCTCTGGAGGAGATTTGAATTTGAGCTTAGCCAGCCAGCCACTTCTTACTTAAAGTCTACACATCCTGATCTCATTCAGCAGATTATCAAGAGGCATGCTGATCATCTGCAGTATGTCAGCTTCAAG GTTGATAGTAGTACTGAGTCTGCAGAAGCAGCTTGCAACATCCTTTCTCAGTTGGTGAACTGTTCTATCAAGACACTGGGTTTGATTTCTACAGCAAAACCAAGCTTCATGAATGTCGCTAAG GCTCATTTTGCTTCAGCACTGACAGTAGTTTTTGTGAACTCCAAGTCATTATCATCAATCAAGATAGATGACACACCACTTGATGATCCTTCCTTGAAGGTTCTTGTTGCTAACAATAGTGATACTCTAAAACTGCTGAAAATGAGCAGTTGTCCTTATGTATCACCTGCTG gAATTCTTTGTGTTGCTGACCAGTGTCATGGACTTAAGGAGCTGGCTTTGAACTACTATATATTAAGTGATGAACTGCTACTGGCTCTTTCAAGTGAAAAACATGTTGATCTTGAACACCTTCGCATAGACGTTGTGAGTGAAAATCCCGGACAAGTCGAATTTCACActattaaaaagcaaagctgggaTGCTCTTGTTAAACACTCCCCCAAAGTCAACATTGTGATGTATTTCTTCTTATATGAAGAAGAATTTGATGCTTTCTTCAGAGAGGAAACCCCTGTTACACACCTTTACTTTGGTCGTGCAGTCAGCAAAGCAATGTTAGGTCGTATTGGCATGAATTGCCCGAGGTTAATTGAGTTGGTTGTGTGTGCTAATGGACTTCAGCCTTTGGACGATGAACTTATTCGGATTGCTGAGCGCTGTAAGAACTTAACAGCAATGGGACTTGGTGAATGTGAAGTAACTTGCAGAGGTTTTATTGAATTTGTTAAGATGTGTGGGGGCAGGCTAACCCAGCTTTCGATAATGGAGGAGGTACTGATTCCAGATAATGATTATAGTTTAGATCGACTTCATTTGGAAGTCTCCAAACATCTTGGAAGAATGTGGTTTCCTGATATGATGCCAACATGGTAA
- the LOC128916073 gene encoding myeloid protein 1-like — translation MPALSLVALVSLVSTVFAKQLEAHPPQQQHKHWAQICSGNPVNKIRGCDRYGCGYFGADRHGHKGKHVGVDVICADGATVYAPFSGQLSGPIRFFHNGNAIDDGVQIRGSGYCVKLVCIHPIRYHGQIHRGQQLGRMLPMQKVFPGIISHIHVENCDHSDPTQQLTPVVPPFPQQGSHWATVCSGNPTNEIRGCDRYGCGYYGAPRRNGKGKHTGVDVICSDGATVYAPFSGQLSGPIKFFHNGNAIDDGVQIRGSGFCVKLLCIHPIRYNGRISKGQILGKMLPMQRVFPGITSHIHVENCDHSDPTSNLERGKGQKV, via the exons ATGCCAGCTCTCAGTCTGGTCGCTCTGGTCAGCCTGGTGTCCACTG TTTTTGCCAAGCAGTTGGAGGCGCACCCGCCCCAACAACAACACAAACACTGGGCACAGATCTGCAGCGGGAATCCCGTCAACAAGATCCGGGGCTGCGATAGATACGGCTGTGGCTATTTCGGCGCTGACAG gcaCGGTCACAAAGGAAAGCATGTGGGTGTGGATGTCATCTGTGCTGACGGAGCCACAGTGTACGCTCCTTTTAGCGGCCAGCTCTCCGGACCCATCCGATTCTTTCATAATGGAAATGCCATCGATGATGGAGTCCAAATCAGGGGATCAG GTTACTGCGTGAAGCTGGTCTGTATTCACCCCATCCGGTACCACGGCCAAATCCACAGAGGGCAACAGCTCGGGAGAATGCTGCCAATGCAGAAAGTGTTTCCTGGCATTATCTCTCACATCCATGTTGAGAACTGCGACCACTCCGATCCTACTCAGCAACTTACGCCtg TTGTTCCACCATTCCCACAGCAAGGCAGTCACTGGGCAACAGTGTGCTCTGGGAATCCTACAAACGAGATAAGAGGCTGTGATCGCTACGGCTGCGGATACTATGGAGCTCCAAG ACGCAACGGCAAAGGAAAGCACACGGGTGTGGATGTCATCTGTTCTGATGGAGCAACCGTGTACGCTCCCTTTTCTGGCCAGCTCTCGGGACCCATTAAATTCTTCCACAACGGAAATGCCATTGATGATGGAGTCCAAATCAGGGGATCAG GCTTCTGTGTAAAACTACTCTGCATCCATCCCATCAGATACAACGGTAGAATTTCTAAGGGACAAATCCTTGGGAAAATGTTGCCAATGCAAAGAGTGTTTCCTGGGATCACATCTCATATTCATGTTGAGAACTGCGATCACTCAGATCCTACTTCCAATCTTGAAAGGGGGAAAGGGCAGAAAGTGTGA